The Stigmatella aurantiaca DW4/3-1 genome contains the following window.
AGGACGGGGATGAGGCCATCGACGAGGCACTTGGCCAGGAGGGGGGGACTGCCGCCGCGAGGACCTCCCGGGCTCCCAGTGCGCTCCGTCCTGGGGCGCGCCACCCCGAGCAGCGAGAGGTGCTCGAGGAGCGGCGTGAGTTTCGCGTCTTCCTCGTGCGAGAGCGTCAGCGGGTGAGGCTGCTGGTGTCACCGCTCGAGGGCCGCACGTTGACCGCCGCGGTGTTTCTCACCCCGGGCAAGCCGTCGCTCAAGCCCATCCCCGGGCCCGAGGGGCTCTCCTTCGAACTGGGGGATGACACGGGCGGCCGCCGCTCGGCGCACCTCTCGGTGCAGGCCGGGGCCGAGAAGCTGGAGCGCGACTTTTCGTTTTGAAGCCGCCGTGTGGAATCAGTTGATGGCGGGGCTCTCGCCCGAAGCCCAGGGCAGGGTGGAGATCCGGACCACGCCCTGTGCCCGCGCGCAGATGTTGCCCTGCGCATCCCGGATGCGGGCAGAGGCGAAGAGGGTGCTTTTCCCGTAGGAGTCGATCTCGGCTTCCGCCTCGACGGAGCCGCCCACCAGCGGACGCTGGAAGCTGACGGAGAGCTGCAAGGTGGCGCAGCGCCGGGTGGGATCCAGCAGCGCGGGCGTGCAGCCGATGGCCAGGTCGAACATGGCGGAGAGGATGGCACCGTTGACGGCCGTGGTGCCCAGGCCGCCCAGGTGCTCGGGGCGGACCTCGGGCAGGGAGATGACGACCTTGCGGCCCTCCGGAAAGGAGAGACGCACGCCCAGATACCGCAGGGTCTGGCTCTGGGTGAATTGCTCCGCGTAGCGGTCCAACTGCTCCTGGGTGGGACGGGTGGGGGGGGCGGACATGGCCGCACTCTATAGATGCGAGCGGCCAGGGGGGAGCAGGTCTCCTGAGGATCGTCCTTCTCCTGGGCCGGAAAGGCGTTAGAAGGAAGGGTTGCCGTCTCCTGGACCCGCCTTGAATACCCACGAACAAGCCCTCCTTGAAGATCTCAACCCCCCCCAGAAGGAGGCAGTCCTTCATGGGGAAGGCCCTCTGCTCGTCCTCTCCGGGGCAGGCAGCGGCAAGACCCGCGTCATCACCCGCCGGGTCGCGCACCTGGTCAAGGTTCGCCGTGTGTTCCCTTGGCGGATCCTCGCCGTGACCTTCACCAACAAGGCCGCCCGGGAGATGCGCGAGCGCCTCGTCCAACTCCTGGGCGCGCAGGCCCACGAACTGGTCGTCAGCACGTTCCACTCGTCCGCGGCGATGATCCTTCGCCGGGAGGCGGAGGCGGTGGGGCTCACCCGCAGCTTCGTCATCTACGACGACGGCGACCAGCTCAACATCGTCAAGCGCGCCATGCGCGAGGCCCGCGTGGAGCCCAGCATGCAGCCGCGCGAGATCCTCCACCGCATCGACCAGGAGAAGAACGCCGCCCGCCTGCCCGATGCGATGCAGGTGGATGCGGATGACCTGCGCGGCATGGTGGTGAAGCGGACTTACCAGACCTACCAGCGGCTGCTGCGGGCCGCGAATGCGGTGGATTTCGGAGATCTGCTGTTGTTGCTCGTCTCGCTGTTCCGAGACCACCCGGAGGTGCTGGAGAAGT
Protein-coding sequences here:
- a CDS encoding PaaI family thioesterase, with protein sequence MSAPPTRPTQEQLDRYAEQFTQSQTLRYLGVRLSFPEGRKVVISLPEVRPEHLGGLGTTAVNGAILSAMFDLAIGCTPALLDPTRRCATLQLSVSFQRPLVGGSVEAEAEIDSYGKSTLFASARIRDAQGNICARAQGVVRISTLPWASGESPAIN